One Orrella dioscoreae genomic window carries:
- the asnB gene encoding asparagine synthase (glutamine-hydrolyzing) translates to MCGILGGWWHQAPGNLTQRLQAGVDALRHRGPNDSGIETSEQSGGTLGLAHTRLSILDLSPAGHQPRRSADGRYWMTFNGEIYNYRELRVELAREGHVFESDSDTEVLLCAWQSWGEAALPRLTGMFAFVVFDTVAQTLTCVVDPFAIKPFFWRAENGSFSFASEARALQALADGPPRLNWQTAYDYLAHGVYDSSASTFTQGVHRLPAGHLLRWKLGATTLPTVHVWWQAPVVAPRRIGFADATAQLREMFLDSVRLHLRSDVPLGAALSGGIDSSAIVCAMRHLEPDLPLHTVSFIAEGSPQSEAHWVDQINQHVGAIPHKVVVQPGELVAQLDDLIQAQGEPFGSTSIYAQYRVFKAARENGLTVMLEGQGADEVLAGYQGYPAFRMQSLIETGRLPQAVSFMLAWRQWPGRDTRHLLRHTASLFLKDDTYHALRTRYGHTESEPAWLDARLLDENQVRRSYPRPTAMAPAPGRRVIQELARALGQSGLPALLRQGDRNAMRFSIENRVPFLTLALAEFLLSLPEDYLISRGGETKHILRAALRGLVPDAILDRRDKIGLVTPEHQWLKDFAPQAREWLADSQDIPFLDTRALLDAFDAIIQGKQPFSWQAWRWINFVRWYRVSGMQA, encoded by the coding sequence ATGTGCGGCATATTGGGAGGCTGGTGGCACCAGGCTCCGGGCAACCTGACCCAACGTCTCCAGGCGGGCGTCGATGCGCTGCGCCATCGCGGCCCCAACGACAGCGGCATCGAAACGTCCGAGCAATCCGGCGGCACGCTGGGCCTGGCCCACACGCGGCTGTCCATCCTGGACCTCAGCCCGGCTGGCCACCAGCCGCGCCGCTCGGCCGACGGCCGCTACTGGATGACCTTCAACGGCGAAATCTACAACTACCGCGAACTGCGGGTGGAACTGGCGCGCGAGGGCCACGTCTTCGAGAGCGACAGCGACACCGAGGTGCTGCTGTGCGCCTGGCAAAGCTGGGGCGAGGCCGCCCTGCCCCGCCTCACCGGCATGTTCGCCTTCGTGGTGTTCGACACGGTCGCCCAGACGCTGACCTGCGTGGTCGACCCCTTCGCCATCAAGCCCTTCTTCTGGCGCGCCGAAAACGGCAGCTTCAGCTTTGCCTCCGAGGCCCGCGCGCTGCAGGCCCTGGCCGATGGCCCGCCCCGCCTGAACTGGCAGACCGCCTACGATTACCTGGCCCACGGCGTCTACGACAGCAGCGCCTCGACGTTCACGCAAGGCGTGCATCGCCTGCCTGCCGGCCACCTGCTGCGCTGGAAGCTGGGCGCCACCACCCTGCCCACGGTGCATGTGTGGTGGCAGGCGCCCGTGGTGGCGCCGCGCCGCATCGGCTTCGCCGACGCCACCGCGCAGCTGCGCGAGATGTTCCTCGACAGCGTACGCCTGCACCTGCGCAGCGACGTGCCGCTGGGCGCGGCGCTGTCGGGCGGCATTGATTCCTCTGCCATCGTGTGCGCCATGCGCCACCTGGAGCCCGACCTGCCGCTGCACACCGTCAGCTTCATCGCCGAAGGCTCGCCGCAATCCGAGGCGCACTGGGTCGACCAGATCAACCAGCACGTCGGCGCCATCCCGCACAAGGTCGTCGTGCAGCCAGGCGAACTCGTCGCGCAACTGGACGACCTCATCCAGGCCCAGGGCGAGCCTTTCGGCAGCACCAGCATCTATGCGCAATACCGCGTCTTCAAGGCGGCCCGCGAAAACGGCCTGACCGTGATGCTCGAGGGCCAGGGCGCCGACGAAGTGCTGGCGGGCTACCAGGGCTATCCGGCCTTCCGCATGCAGAGCCTGATCGAAACCGGCCGCCTGCCGCAGGCCGTGTCCTTCATGCTGGCGTGGCGCCAGTGGCCGGGCCGCGACACGCGCCACCTGCTGCGCCACACGGCCTCGCTGTTCCTGAAGGACGACACCTATCACGCGCTGCGCACCCGCTACGGCCACACCGAATCCGAGCCCGCGTGGCTGGACGCCCGGCTGCTGGATGAAAACCAGGTGCGCCGCAGCTATCCCCGGCCGACCGCCATGGCGCCCGCGCCAGGCCGCCGCGTCATCCAGGAACTGGCCCGCGCGCTGGGCCAGAGCGGCCTGCCCGCGCTGCTGCGCCAGGGCGACCGCAACGCCATGCGCTTCTCCATCGAGAACCGCGTGCCCTTCCTGACGCTGGCGCTGGCCGAGTTCCTGCTGTCGCTGCCCGAGGACTACCTGATCTCGCGCGGCGGCGAGACCAAGCACATCCTGCGCGCAGCCTTGCGCGGCCTGGTTCCGGACGCGATCCTGGACCGCCGCGACAAGATCGGCCTGGTCACGCCGGAACACCAATGGTTGAAGGATTTCGCGCCGCAGGCGCGGGAATGGCTGGCGGACTCGCAGGACATCCCCTTCCTGGACACCCGCGCCCTGCTGGACGCGTTCGACGCCATCATCCAGGGCAAGCAGCCCTTCTCGTGGCAGGCCTGGCGCTGGATCAATTTCGTGCGCTGGTACCGCGTCAGCGGCATGCAGGCCTGA